One window of Mucilaginibacter inviolabilis genomic DNA carries:
- a CDS encoding sensor histidine kinase: MIIYIIEKNNRVNQLELKSLEAEKDRYKIENAYLLVQMNPHLLFNSLSFIYNSVRKVSPEAAKGVVILSDIMRHVLSGPDENGLILIDSEIDHINKLIEISRLRFQNDFYLSFNVNGVWDNVKIPPLILVTFVENLLKHGDLTESLSPGVINLEINPENILFSTQNLIKKTDLSYSTRIGINNAKLRLDSYFGQERYQLDFQKTINSYNIMLNIKL; this comes from the coding sequence ATGATTATTTATATTATTGAAAAGAATAATCGAGTTAACCAACTAGAATTAAAAAGCTTAGAAGCAGAAAAAGACCGATACAAAATAGAAAATGCCTATCTATTGGTACAAATGAATCCTCATTTACTTTTTAATTCATTAAGTTTCATTTATAATTCTGTGCGAAAAGTATCTCCGGAAGCTGCAAAAGGAGTTGTCATCCTTTCTGATATTATGCGACATGTGTTAAGTGGCCCAGATGAAAACGGGCTGATTTTAATAGATAGTGAAATAGATCATATTAACAAACTGATTGAAATTTCAAGGCTTCGCTTTCAGAACGATTTTTATTTAAGTTTTAACGTTAATGGTGTTTGGGACAATGTTAAAATCCCTCCTTTGATTTTAGTTACTTTTGTAGAAAATCTATTGAAACACGGAGATTTGACCGAGTCGCTGTCTCCTGGCGTCATCAATCTAGAAATCAATCCTGAAAATATATTATTTAGTACCCAAAATTTGATAAAGAAAACAGACTTGAGTTATTCAACCCGAATCGGTATTAACAATGCCAAACTGCGACTTGACTCTTATTTTGGTCAGGAAAGATATCAGCTTGATTTTCAGAAAACTATTAATAGTTATAATATAATGCTTAATATAAAATTATGA
- a CDS encoding LytR/AlgR family response regulator transcription factor, with protein MIRSCYIVDDEQHGIEILTDFVNQTPGLKLVGADTNPLEALNKISNNEIKADITFLDIDMPKISGLNLSKLIKDKTEVVFVTGFKDYAHQAFDFNAIDFLLKPVTYERFLQTLDKIYAKTNISSIVENKFLFIQVNNKKKYIKINTDEITYIEGLSNYVRIHFVSGKVHTIYTSLKVILEKLPQNLFVRSHKSFIINLKFVEVIGGDEVIIQGNHVVPIGASFRNDLMHNL; from the coding sequence ATGATACGCTCATGCTATATAGTTGATGATGAACAGCATGGAATTGAAATTCTGACTGATTTTGTTAATCAAACACCAGGGCTTAAGCTAGTTGGAGCGGATACAAACCCGTTGGAAGCACTGAACAAAATATCTAACAATGAAATTAAAGCGGATATTACTTTTTTGGATATCGACATGCCGAAAATTTCAGGTCTTAATCTTTCCAAGCTCATAAAAGATAAAACGGAAGTTGTTTTTGTTACTGGTTTCAAAGATTATGCACATCAGGCATTTGATTTTAATGCAATTGATTTTCTTTTAAAACCAGTTACATATGAACGGTTTCTTCAAACATTAGATAAAATTTATGCTAAAACCAATATTTCTTCAATTGTTGAGAATAAGTTCTTATTCATCCAGGTTAATAATAAAAAAAAATACATCAAAATTAACACAGATGAAATCACCTATATTGAAGGTTTGAGCAACTATGTCAGAATTCATTTTGTATCTGGGAAAGTTCATACCATATATACGAGTTTAAAAGTGATCCTTGAAAAGTTACCTCAAAATCTGTTTGTCCGTTCTCATAAGTCTTTTATCATAAATTTGAAGTTTGTAGAGGTAATTGGTGGAGATGAAGTTATTATCCAGGGAAATCATGTTGTCCCTATTGGAGCTTCTTTTAGAAATGATTTAATGCACAATTTATAA
- a CDS encoding condensation domain-containing protein, protein MIYLIEQYKGEISAYNIPIVMRLTEGVNLSSLISALRSIHSRHEILRSVFLRDESGRVYQSALDTENYPLEIEEESYTSRECLDNSIALEMNYVFRLSEVYPIKVKLHELLREGEVITYLSIVIHHMVFNGWSGGIFEQELMTCYHYYESLSHGMI, encoded by the coding sequence ATGATTTATCTTATTGAACAGTACAAGGGGGAAATTAGCGCGTACAACATTCCAATAGTGATGCGATTAACTGAAGGGGTTAATCTCAGCTCTCTGATTTCAGCTTTGCGTTCGATCCATTCTCGTCACGAAATACTTCGGAGTGTGTTTCTGAGGGACGAATCAGGTAGAGTTTACCAGTCGGCCCTTGATACAGAAAATTATCCATTAGAAATTGAAGAGGAAAGTTATACAAGCAGGGAGTGTTTGGACAATTCGATAGCGTTGGAGATGAATTATGTATTCCGCCTTTCGGAGGTTTATCCAATCAAAGTGAAGCTTCATGAGTTACTTAGAGAAGGAGAAGTGATTACCTATTTGAGTATCGTTATCCATCATATGGTGTTTAACGGCTGGTCTGGCGGTATCTTCGAACAAGAGTTAATGACTTGTTATCATTATTACGAGTCCTTATCTCATGGGATGATTTAG
- a CDS encoding potassium-transporting ATPase subunit F has translation MTALFIIAIAVFVYMVYVLLKPEKF, from the coding sequence ATGACCGCATTATTCATCATTGCTATAGCCGTGTTTGTTTACATGGTTTATGTGCTGTTAAAACCCGAAAAATTCTAA
- the kdpA gene encoding potassium-transporting ATPase subunit KdpA, which produces MNTELTGVIFTYLLTLAIAIPLGIYIARMFRGDKTWLDFMAPLERFIFRFSGIDTKKEMNWKQHMFALLTINSVWLFYAFFCLLFQAHLPLNPDGNPNQTPDLAFNTAISFLVNCNLQDYSGENGATYFTQHFVIMFLQFVSAATGIAALFVLFKAFRDKVTDKLGNFWGFFVKSITRILLPLSFVVAVILAFNGTPTSYKGKDSFITLQGDTAHVSRGPAAAMIAIKHIGTNGGGWFGANSAHPLENPNYLTNTTELVAQVIIPIALVFALGFYLNKKKFAYVMFGVMTLGMLMLLIPTMNAEISGSPAIAKMGISQPTGAMEGKEVRFGPANTAYWNIVTTIISTGSVNSMHDSAMPVSGFMMMMAMMTNCFYGGCGVGILNFYIFIIIAVFISGLMVGRTPEFFGRKIEAREMKIASIIALLHPFIILVGTAVSSYVLVHMPNADWAVKPSTWLNNPGYHGFSEMLYQYTSSAANNGSGFEGLGDNNIFWNVSAGFVLLLGRFLPIIGPVAIAGILASKKFIPESAGTLKSDTSTFGIMVFAVILIVAALSFFPALALGPIAEHFSLK; this is translated from the coding sequence ATGAACACCGAACTTACAGGAGTAATTTTTACTTACCTGCTTACGCTTGCCATAGCTATCCCGCTTGGAATTTACATAGCCCGGATGTTCCGTGGCGATAAAACCTGGCTGGATTTCATGGCTCCCCTTGAACGTTTTATTTTCCGTTTCAGCGGCATCGATACTAAAAAAGAGATGAACTGGAAGCAACATATGTTTGCTTTATTGACTATCAACAGCGTGTGGTTATTTTATGCTTTTTTCTGCCTTCTGTTCCAGGCACATTTACCTTTGAACCCTGACGGTAACCCTAACCAAACGCCGGATCTTGCTTTTAACACAGCGATCAGCTTTTTAGTAAATTGTAACCTGCAAGATTATTCGGGCGAAAATGGCGCAACTTATTTTACCCAGCATTTTGTGATTATGTTTCTGCAATTCGTTTCGGCTGCTACAGGTATTGCTGCGCTGTTTGTTTTATTCAAGGCATTCAGAGATAAGGTTACCGACAAATTGGGTAATTTCTGGGGCTTCTTTGTTAAATCTATCACCCGCATATTGCTACCACTATCGTTTGTAGTAGCTGTTATCCTGGCTTTTAATGGTACACCAACCAGCTACAAGGGGAAAGATTCCTTTATAACGCTTCAGGGCGATACCGCTCATGTATCCAGAGGCCCTGCGGCGGCCATGATAGCTATTAAGCATATCGGTACCAATGGCGGTGGCTGGTTTGGGGCAAACTCGGCTCATCCGCTCGAAAATCCCAACTATTTAACCAACACAACTGAATTGGTGGCGCAGGTTATTATTCCAATCGCATTGGTATTTGCTTTAGGTTTTTACCTGAACAAGAAGAAATTTGCCTATGTAATGTTTGGGGTGATGACGCTAGGTATGCTCATGCTGCTTATCCCTACGATGAACGCGGAGATTAGCGGCAGCCCCGCCATAGCTAAAATGGGAATAAGCCAGCCGACCGGGGCAATGGAGGGTAAGGAAGTGCGGTTTGGACCTGCTAATACGGCCTACTGGAACATCGTAACCACCATCATATCTACCGGCTCGGTTAACTCTATGCATGACAGTGCCATGCCCGTATCCGGGTTTATGATGATGATGGCTATGATGACCAATTGCTTTTATGGAGGCTGTGGTGTGGGAATTCTTAACTTTTACATCTTTATCATCATCGCGGTATTCATATCCGGGTTGATGGTTGGACGAACGCCTGAATTTTTTGGACGAAAGATAGAAGCTCGCGAAATGAAGATCGCATCCATTATAGCCCTGCTACACCCTTTTATTATCCTGGTTGGTACAGCGGTATCATCCTATGTGCTGGTACATATGCCAAATGCCGACTGGGCGGTTAAACCATCTACCTGGCTAAATAACCCCGGTTATCATGGCTTTTCAGAAATGCTGTATCAATATACTTCCAGTGCGGCCAATAATGGCTCCGGCTTTGAGGGGCTTGGTGATAACAATATTTTCTGGAATGTGAGCGCGGGTTTTGTACTGCTGCTCGGCCGTTTTTTACCCATTATCGGCCCCGTTGCTATCGCGGGTATTCTTGCGAGTAAAAAGTTTATACCAGAATCTGCCGGAACGCTTAAAAGCGATACATCAACCTTTGGTATTATGGTATTTGCGGTGATCCTGATCGTAGCCGCATTATCATTTTTTCCGGCCTTGGCATTAGGCCCTATTGCTGAACATTTTTCTTTAAAATAA
- the kdpB gene encoding potassium-transporting ATPase subunit KdpB yields MRTQNTLFQGDQMTEALKQSFIKLDPRQLIRNPVMFTVEIGTFVMLIVSIYSFTNKGQGSFAYNFTVFIILLLTVLFANFAEAIAEARGKAQAESLRKTREETPARLLINGKEQKVMSSQLKKGDVFICQAGDNIPTDGEIIEGIATIDESAITGESAPVIRESGGDKSSVTGGTKVLSDRIKVMVTTQPGESFLDKMIALVEGASRQKTPNEIALTILLAGFTLIFVIVCVTLKPFGDYANTPITIAAFISLFVCLIPTTIGGLLSAIGIAGMDRALRANVITKSGKAVETAGDLDTLLLDKTGTITIGNRKATNFYPAIGVTHENFIAACTLSSLADETPEGKSIVELAGEDKNMPKVVAPHGATFIKFTAETRSSGLDTPDGLRIRKGAFDSIRNIALKAGHPFPVEVEDNVKKISSNGGTPLVVSQNEKIMGVIELQDIIKPGIAERFERLRKMGVKTVMVTGDNPLTAKFIAEKAGVDDFIAEAKPEDKMNYIKAEQQGGKLVAMMGDGTNDAPALAQADVGVAMNSGTQAAKEAGNMVDLDNDPTKLIEIVEIGKQLLMTRGTLTTFSIANDVAKYFAIVPALFMVSIPALKALNIMNLHSPQSAILSAVIFNAIIIPLLIPLALRGVEYKPIGASALLRRNLLIYGLGGILIPFIGIKLIDLAVGIFL; encoded by the coding sequence ATGAGAACTCAAAATACATTATTTCAGGGCGACCAGATGACGGAGGCTTTAAAGCAGTCATTTATCAAACTTGATCCCCGCCAGTTAATCCGTAACCCGGTTATGTTTACCGTGGAGATTGGCACCTTTGTCATGTTGATCGTCAGCATCTATTCCTTTACTAATAAAGGCCAGGGAAGTTTTGCCTATAACTTTACCGTTTTTATTATCCTGCTGCTCACCGTGCTGTTTGCCAATTTTGCCGAAGCCATTGCCGAAGCACGTGGTAAGGCACAAGCCGAAAGTTTGCGCAAAACCCGTGAGGAAACTCCCGCACGTTTGCTGATTAACGGAAAAGAACAAAAAGTGATGTCATCCCAATTAAAAAAGGGTGATGTGTTTATTTGCCAAGCTGGTGATAACATCCCTACCGATGGTGAGATCATTGAAGGGATCGCTACCATCGATGAATCGGCTATTACAGGCGAATCGGCGCCGGTTATTCGGGAATCTGGTGGTGATAAATCATCCGTTACAGGCGGTACCAAAGTATTATCCGACAGGATCAAAGTCATGGTAACCACCCAGCCAGGTGAAAGCTTTCTGGATAAGATGATAGCTCTAGTGGAAGGTGCATCACGTCAGAAAACACCCAATGAGATAGCCTTAACTATCCTGCTGGCGGGGTTTACGTTAATTTTTGTGATTGTTTGTGTTACCCTGAAACCGTTTGGAGATTATGCAAACACGCCGATCACCATTGCTGCATTTATTTCCTTATTCGTGTGCCTGATCCCGACTACTATCGGCGGCCTGTTATCAGCTATCGGTATCGCAGGGATGGACAGGGCTTTAAGGGCCAACGTGATCACCAAATCGGGTAAGGCTGTTGAAACTGCAGGCGACCTGGATACTTTGTTATTGGATAAAACAGGTACCATTACCATAGGTAACCGTAAAGCAACAAATTTTTATCCTGCTATTGGAGTTACACATGAAAATTTTATCGCTGCCTGTACTTTAAGCTCATTGGCTGATGAAACCCCAGAAGGTAAATCAATTGTAGAGCTCGCCGGAGAGGATAAAAATATGCCTAAAGTGGTTGCTCCGCATGGTGCCACCTTTATCAAATTCACAGCCGAAACCCGTTCAAGCGGCCTAGATACCCCAGATGGCTTGCGCATCCGTAAAGGAGCGTTCGATTCTATTCGCAACATAGCGCTCAAAGCCGGTCATCCATTTCCTGTCGAGGTAGAGGATAACGTTAAAAAGATCTCTTCAAATGGTGGCACACCGCTAGTGGTATCGCAAAATGAAAAGATCATGGGTGTGATCGAGCTGCAGGATATTATTAAACCAGGCATAGCCGAACGTTTTGAACGCTTGCGCAAAATGGGTGTAAAGACCGTAATGGTAACCGGGGATAATCCGCTAACTGCCAAATTTATTGCTGAAAAAGCAGGTGTAGATGATTTTATAGCCGAGGCCAAGCCCGAGGATAAAATGAACTATATCAAGGCCGAGCAGCAAGGTGGTAAACTGGTAGCCATGATGGGCGACGGTACAAATGATGCTCCGGCCCTGGCACAGGCAGATGTGGGTGTTGCGATGAACAGCGGCACCCAGGCCGCCAAAGAAGCGGGTAATATGGTGGATTTGGATAACGACCCAACGAAGCTCATCGAGATCGTGGAAATAGGTAAACAGCTGTTGATGACCCGGGGAACGCTCACGACTTTCTCTATCGCTAATGATGTGGCCAAGTATTTTGCCATTGTGCCAGCTTTATTCATGGTTTCTATACCGGCATTAAAAGCATTAAATATCATGAACCTGCACAGCCCGCAATCGGCCATATTATCGGCAGTGATCTTTAACGCGATCATTATTCCGCTACTAATTCCGCTTGCTTTGCGCGGTGTAGAATATAAGCCAATTGGCGCCAGCGCCTTGTTACGCCGTAATCTGCTGATCTATGGTCTGGGAGGTATCCTGATTCCATTTATAGGTATTAAACTGATTGACCTCGCGGTAGGAATATTCTTGTAG
- a CDS encoding K(+)-transporting ATPase subunit C, producing the protein MKTYLLPSLKLTIILLVILAGIYPLAIAGIGKLTPGHGDGQTIQYKGRTVGYANIGQKFTKDEYFWSRPSAVDYHADGSGGSNKGPSNPDYLKDVEKRIQDFMKHNPGVTRAEIPAELVTASGSGLDPDLSPAGAKVQVARIAHIRGIAAEKINSVIDATTERPLLGMFGPAKVNVLKLNVALDELKAKN; encoded by the coding sequence ATGAAAACGTATTTATTACCGTCATTAAAGCTGACCATTATCCTTCTGGTTATCCTGGCAGGTATATACCCGCTTGCTATAGCTGGAATTGGAAAACTAACACCAGGGCATGGCGATGGCCAAACTATTCAATATAAAGGTCGCACGGTTGGTTATGCCAACATTGGTCAAAAGTTCACCAAAGACGAATATTTCTGGTCACGCCCTTCGGCCGTCGATTATCATGCAGATGGTTCAGGTGGTTCAAACAAAGGTCCTTCAAACCCCGACTATTTGAAAGATGTAGAAAAACGCATTCAGGATTTTATGAAGCATAATCCTGGTGTAACCCGTGCCGAAATTCCTGCCGAACTGGTTACCGCTTCGGGTAGCGGACTTGACCCCGACTTGTCACCGGCCGGTGCGAAGGTACAAGTTGCGCGTATAGCTCATATACGCGGCATTGCTGCCGAGAAAATCAATAGTGTTATTGATGCTACAACAGAAAGGCCTTTGCTGGGCATGTTTGGCCCGGCCAAAGTAAACGTGCTAAAATTAAATGTGGCATTAGACGAGTTGAAAGCAAAGAACTAA
- a CDS encoding porin, producing the protein MKKLITGIILLMSAAAMAQETKTSPITISGYVETYYNYDFNRPLNNTMPPFLYNFTRNNEVNLNLGYIKAAYSSDKVRGNFTFATGTYMNANYSAEPGLLKNIYEVNIGVRLSSKNNLWIDAGVLPSHIGWESARGIDNPTLSRSLAAENSPYFETGARLSYTSKSEKWYLSALVLNGWQRIQRVDGNTTPAFGTQVTFKPSSKITLNSSTFIGNDKPDSVRKMRYFHDFYGIFQLSDKWAATLGFDIGAEQKTKGSSDFNTWYTSALILKYAATSKISIGVRAEYYDDKNGVIIATNTPNGFKTWGFSANVDYSILSNLMWRAEIRSLNSKDDIFVNNDNKALGHNIALTTSLAFSF; encoded by the coding sequence ATGAAAAAACTTATAACAGGAATAATATTACTAATGAGTGCCGCTGCAATGGCACAGGAAACAAAAACTTCTCCTATTACTATAAGCGGTTACGTGGAAACTTATTACAACTATGACTTTAACAGGCCGCTCAATAATACCATGCCGCCATTTCTATACAATTTTACCAGGAACAACGAGGTTAACTTAAACCTGGGGTATATTAAAGCAGCTTACAGTTCGGATAAAGTGCGGGGAAATTTTACATTTGCCACCGGTACCTACATGAATGCCAATTACTCGGCCGAGCCAGGTCTGCTTAAAAATATCTACGAAGTCAATATTGGTGTCAGGCTGTCTTCTAAAAATAATCTCTGGATAGACGCCGGTGTATTGCCCTCACATATTGGATGGGAAAGCGCTCGGGGAATTGATAACCCAACGCTTAGTCGCAGTTTGGCTGCCGAGAATTCACCATATTTTGAAACCGGGGCAAGATTGAGCTATACCTCTAAAAGCGAAAAATGGTATTTAAGCGCTTTAGTACTGAACGGCTGGCAGCGCATACAAAGGGTAGATGGCAATACCACACCAGCTTTTGGCACACAGGTTACTTTTAAACCATCATCAAAAATAACACTTAACAGCAGCACCTTTATTGGGAACGACAAGCCGGATAGTGTGCGGAAGATGCGCTACTTCCATGATTTTTATGGCATTTTTCAGTTAAGTGATAAATGGGCCGCTACGCTTGGCTTTGACATAGGAGCTGAGCAAAAAACCAAGGGATCATCAGATTTTAACACCTGGTATACGTCGGCCTTAATCTTAAAGTATGCGGCTACGTCTAAAATCAGTATAGGGGTAAGGGCTGAATATTATGATGATAAAAATGGTGTTATCATAGCTACAAATACGCCCAATGGTTTTAAAACATGGGGATTCTCGGCTAATGTGGATTATAGCATCCTGAGCAATTTAATGTGGCGGGCGGAGATCAGAAGCCTGAATAGCAAGGATGATATTTTTGTTAATAATGACAACAAAGCATTAGGGCATAACATCGCCTTAACTACTTCGTTGGCATTCAGCTTTTAA
- a CDS encoding sensor protein KdpD: MEETKEQSVEHFLDLIKRSRRGKFKIYIGMSAGVGKTFRMLQEAHALLRNGIDVKIGYIETHMRKETQDLVAGLPVIPRRDLFYKGKQLQEMDVQAILSLRPEIVIVDELAHTNIEGSRNEKRWQDVAEILDAGINVISAMNIQHMESLYEDVKSITGVEVSERVPDNVLLQADEVVNIDLTADELVTRLKEGKIYTSDKIDFALKNFFQSEKILQLRELALKEVATQVERKIRTEVPGSLQMRRERLMCSISTNNKTAKFIIRKTARLATYYNAKWFVVYIQTPKESADRIGLADQRHLINNFKLATQMGAEVVRIKSKVVASGMLKAVADKKITTLCIGKPHLSLLNIILKTATFNELLKALGKLDVDLVILS; the protein is encoded by the coding sequence ATGGAAGAAACCAAAGAACAATCTGTCGAGCATTTCCTGGATCTGATCAAGCGTTCCAGGCGCGGTAAATTTAAGATCTATATCGGCATGAGTGCCGGTGTTGGGAAAACTTTTCGGATGCTGCAGGAGGCCCATGCCTTGCTGCGTAATGGAATCGATGTGAAGATCGGTTATATAGAAACCCATATGCGTAAAGAAACGCAGGATCTGGTGGCAGGGCTCCCGGTTATACCACGCCGTGATTTATTTTACAAAGGAAAGCAATTACAGGAAATGGATGTGCAGGCTATCTTATCTTTGCGGCCAGAGATTGTTATTGTAGATGAGCTGGCGCATACCAATATTGAGGGTAGCAGAAATGAAAAACGCTGGCAGGATGTAGCCGAAATACTGGATGCCGGGATCAATGTGATAAGCGCCATGAACATCCAGCATATGGAGAGTTTGTATGAAGATGTAAAAAGTATTACCGGTGTGGAGGTTAGCGAACGGGTTCCGGATAATGTACTACTACAGGCAGACGAAGTAGTCAACATTGATCTGACAGCAGATGAGTTGGTTACCCGTTTAAAGGAAGGTAAAATTTACACCAGCGACAAAATTGACTTTGCCCTTAAAAATTTCTTTCAGAGCGAAAAGATCCTGCAATTACGGGAGCTGGCATTAAAGGAGGTGGCAACACAGGTAGAAAGAAAGATCCGGACGGAAGTGCCGGGCTCGCTACAGATGAGGCGGGAACGGTTGATGTGCAGTATAAGCACCAACAACAAAACGGCAAAATTCATTATACGGAAAACAGCCCGGTTGGCTACTTATTACAATGCCAAATGGTTTGTGGTTTATATCCAGACACCGAAAGAAAGCGCCGACCGGATTGGTCTGGCTGATCAACGGCATCTCATCAACAATTTCAAACTGGCCACCCAAATGGGGGCCGAAGTAGTGCGTATTAAAAGTAAGGTAGTGGCCAGCGGTATGCTCAAGGCTGTGGCAGATAAAAAGATCACCACCCTTTGTATAGGCAAACCTCACTTATCTTTGCTCAATATTATTTTAAAGACCGCAACATTTAACGAGTTGTTAAAAGCACTCGGCAAATTAGATGTAGATTTAGTGATACTATCATGA
- a CDS encoding ATP-binding protein has product MNIKTKLMFGLLFLFVVIICFGVLGIYYVNRLSNDAGKILKDNQISVEYCSQMLKALDEIPEDPSQIPVFEKNLKLEENNITEPGEFQATAEVRYLFEQLKKNPAGFNKIREMHRAIFKIADVNEIAIIHKNARASHYAEQATLWLTIIVTVLSLVAFTFVINFPSVIAKPIRELTEGIKEIANKNYSKRIHLDQKDEFGTLADTFNTMAGKLDEYEHSNLAEIKAEKGRIEAIINKMNDGIIGLSDKNEILFLNSAAESLFGLKEKDIIGSYAADIAIQNDLLRTVLQNESSKQLKIFLDNKESFFVQESILIQADHVVGGRVIILRNITPFKELDAAKTNFIATISHELKIPLFAINMSTQLLEDKRMGEMNKDQTEIVGTIKANAERLLKITGELLNMSQIETGRIQLKKEPAKPEVIVLRAMQAVQQQATQFDIILKENVETNLPHINIDEEKTVWVLINFLNNAIKYSSEGGTVEICVRREKEIVQFWVADYGKGIEDQYIDRVFDKYFQVPGTTERSGTGLGLSISKEFIEAQGGKIWVNSKYGEGSTFGFNILINA; this is encoded by the coding sequence ATGAACATTAAAACCAAACTGATGTTTGGTTTGCTTTTCCTGTTTGTGGTTATTATCTGCTTTGGCGTATTGGGCATTTATTATGTGAACCGGCTGAGTAACGATGCCGGCAAGATTTTAAAAGATAACCAGATCAGTGTGGAATATTGCAGTCAGATGCTCAAAGCGCTTGATGAAATACCGGAAGATCCGTCACAGATACCTGTCTTTGAAAAAAATCTGAAGCTGGAAGAAAATAATATTACCGAGCCAGGCGAGTTTCAGGCAACCGCAGAAGTACGTTATTTATTTGAGCAGCTCAAAAAAAATCCTGCCGGGTTCAATAAGATAAGGGAAATGCACAGAGCTATCTTTAAAATTGCTGATGTGAATGAAATCGCCATTATTCATAAAAATGCACGCGCCTCTCATTATGCTGAACAGGCTACACTATGGCTCACCATTATTGTAACGGTTTTAAGTTTAGTGGCTTTTACCTTTGTCATTAACTTTCCCTCGGTAATTGCAAAACCCATCCGGGAGTTGACAGAGGGTATCAAAGAAATAGCTAATAAAAATTATAGCAAGCGCATCCACCTGGATCAAAAAGATGAGTTTGGTACCCTTGCCGATACTTTTAATACGATGGCTGGGAAGCTTGATGAATACGAGCATAGCAACCTGGCCGAGATCAAAGCTGAAAAAGGCAGAATTGAGGCCATTATCAACAAGATGAACGACGGGATCATCGGGCTCAGCGATAAGAATGAGATCCTCTTTCTTAATTCCGCAGCGGAGAGCTTGTTTGGACTAAAAGAAAAGGACATTATAGGTAGTTATGCTGCCGACATTGCGATTCAAAATGATCTGCTCAGAACTGTACTGCAAAATGAAAGCAGTAAGCAACTGAAAATATTTTTAGATAATAAGGAAAGCTTTTTTGTGCAGGAATCTATTCTGATCCAGGCTGATCATGTGGTCGGTGGCCGGGTGATCATCTTACGAAATATCACACCGTTTAAAGAATTGGACGCGGCTAAAACCAATTTTATCGCTACCATATCACACGAATTGAAAATCCCTTTATTTGCGATTAATATGAGTACACAATTGCTCGAAGACAAGCGGATGGGGGAAATGAATAAAGATCAGACAGAAATAGTAGGTACTATTAAAGCCAATGCAGAACGGCTATTGAAAATTACCGGTGAACTCCTGAATATGTCCCAAATAGAAACAGGCAGGATCCAGCTAAAAAAAGAACCGGCAAAGCCTGAGGTGATTGTACTGAGAGCAATGCAGGCAGTTCAGCAACAAGCTACTCAATTTGATATTATATTGAAAGAGAACGTAGAAACCAACTTGCCCCATATTAATATAGATGAGGAAAAGACGGTATGGGTGCTCATCAACTTTTTAAATAACGCGATCAAATATTCTTCAGAGGGCGGAACTGTGGAAATATGTGTAAGGAGGGAAAAAGAAATTGTACAATTTTGGGTAGCCGATTACGGCAAAGGAATTGAAGATCAATATATAGATAGGGTATTTGATAAATACTTCCAGGTTCCAGGTACAACAGAAAGGTCTGGTACAGGATTGGGGTTATCCATCTCTAAAGAGTTTATTGAAGCGCAGGGTGGAAAAATATGGGTGAACAGTAAATATGGAGAGGGTAGCACCTTTGGCTTTAATATTTTAATTAATGCCTGA